The following DNA comes from Nicotiana sylvestris chromosome 10, ASM39365v2, whole genome shotgun sequence.
CTAGCCTGAGATATCGGACTTTGTCGAAATTTAAAGTTAAAAACTTAATGAAATGGAAGTATTTGaacaaggtttgacttttggatATCGgattcgtattttggttccgaaaccCGGCTTAAATAGAATCGTTTGGTTGATaaattgctagattctattggtccggAGGCTTGTTTGAAGGGAAACGctatggttgagctttgagttgatcCCGAGTTTAGCAGCTGGACTTTATCGTcaggagaccaaggtagatttGCTGGCATCCGCAGATCCTGGAGTCTCTTCCTAGTCTTGttattttactgtttcttttcCTTCAGAACAGTGTATTATCTTTCAAACTCTGTTTGTAGTAAATCGTAGTATCTCGTGAGTTGTGGACTCCAGATCCTAAATTTTTCAGATATTTTGGATTTTATAATATTCCGCAAACTCTGTTTAGCCTAATTAGTTGTGTTATTAAAAATTGGCTGAAGTTAATTTTGTGAattctctaacgttggcttgtctagaaagtaaaatgttaggcaccatcacagtcccgaaggtgggaattcTAAATCGTGACATATAGAAACtatctaattataaaaattaagaAGAGAGAATGatagaaaagcaaaaaaatcGTAAGACATTCAGATGCCTCAAACTTTTCTTCATAGAGGGGAGAGCCACGTCtaaggaagaaaggaaaaaatGGGAACTAGGTTTAGGTTTTGGTGGAAAGACAAAAATAGCCATCTTATTTATTCATTAGTGGTATTGTGTTAAGGGTTTTATAAGGAAAGCAAATGTGTGTACAATGTTAACCTACTACAACTATGTAGTATATTAGCAtaaccttatatatatatatatatatatatatatatatatataggtcctTTGATTCAATAGTAAATCTTGAATGGAGAAACCCATGGTAGGAAGCAATTGGGGTATTACCACTTTTAGCCcacgccagaaactatttacatccggtagtcgaaaaagtgtataaaatttgtataatttttatatataacatacaaaatatatatatattttatacattTATTCGGCTATTATGTTTACAGCAGTTATACATTGTCATTTCTCCTAAGCAATTTCCATGTTAACGGGCCATATGCAGCTCAATTTATGTTGGAAAATAACATTGTATAgccactctcaaaataatagctgaaaaatatattttttttgtgttttttttgtgtatatatatacattctgtatattatatacaaaaattatacaaattttatatactttttcggtAATTTTTGACGCggactaaaagtgataataccctaTTTATATTATTTAGGTCAGTAAACTGCAAATATCAGATGGTTAAACTCTTTTTGAGAGAAAGGTAAATTTGCTTTTTTCACGAAGAGAGAAAGGTAATTGAAAAGTTTAAAAAGTGAGAGCTCCTTCCTCTTGGATTAATTAGCTTAAACCGAATGCTTAGTTTGAAAGACAGAAAAATGTTACCTGTCACAATGTATTATGGACGTATGAGTTATTGACAAAATATCATATGGCAAAACCACAACAAAAAATGCATTTAAACTACCATAAAAAAAATGCAATATATCCATAAACTAATACTAATCCATACATTATAATATATCCATGAAATAATTCTTGTATTAACTCTCCAGTTTTTACTATATTTCCACCACTTTTTCCACTTCATTCCTTCCCCTTATAGTTACGTTGCATGGGTTTCTTATTGGATCGTCCAAGGTTTAGTTTTTTCTGCAATATTTGTCATTGCCCATGAACGTGGCCACAATGCCTTTTGTGATTACCAATGGGTTAATGACACTGTTGGTTTTATCCTCCATTCTGCACTTTTAGTCCCATACTTCTCATGGAAAAATGGTCATCGCCGTCATCACTCTAACACTAGTTCCCTTGAACGTGTCATGTACATTTTTTTTGTGCCAAGGCTTAAATCCGAACTAAAATGGTACTATAAATACTTGAACAATCCATTAGGACAAGTAGTCACACTTGCCTTCACAATCATTCTTGGCGAGCCTTTGCACTTGGCATTCAATCTCTTCGGCAAACCTAGTGATCTCTTTGCATGTCATTTTGATCCATATGCTCCTATATGTAATGACCGTGAGATAAAACAAATTTACATTTCAAATGCAGGTGTGATTGCAGCTACTTATGTGTTGTATCGTCTTGCTTTGGCACAAGGGCTACCTTGGCTTATATGCTTCTATGGGGTACCCCTCCTAATCGCGAAAAACCTTTATATATTAGTCACTTTTTTGCACCATACTCATCCTTCATTATTAGGAGAATATTACCAGTTTGATGATACCCCAGTTCATAAGGCAATATGGAGGGATTTTAAGAAGTGCATCTATGTGGAGAAAGATGAAGAATCTCCTGATAAAGGTGTTTTTTGGTATAAAAATAAGTTCTAAAAGTTGAACACCGATGACTATTTACCTAAATTGGTTTAATGTTCAATAATACTCATGGTAATAATTATTTTGGATTGTGTATCGTATATGTTGTTACTTTAAATAAAGTGTTTGTTTCCCTCGCTACGTACGTAAATATGATAATATCCATTTTACATAACCACCAATTTGGTGTGACGGAATTATtatgttatttttcttttcattctgtCATGTTATATGTGAACTGAATAATACATGATACCATCACCCAAAAAAACTCAGAAAAAGTGTGTCATTCTTTTTGGgttgactaaaaaggaaagagtaTCACATAATTTGGGACAGAGGATGTATTCCATTTGACGGcaatttctttgtatttttgcaaATAAAAAATCAGCTTCATAAATATTGTTCTTTCTCCTCCCAAATCGAATCGGGAAGTTTCAAATATTATGGACAACAAATTTGATTTAGTTTCATAATTAATGAATAGTATGAAGTTAGTTTATGATAAAAAGCGATCATAGATCCTTAAGCAATTATGAtttgaaatataaaaaaaaaaacgtTTATATAGTACTCATAGTGGCTTTCCACGAATTATGCATGTCATTAGCATATGAATTTGCCAGCAATTTTTGTTTATCATGATGGTTACGTGAAGATTGCGGCGAAATTTCAACTAACATCGTCATATTAAAAAATTTAACAGAATATAAAGGGAAAATTCCAAATCTTTACTTTAACAGTCCAGCCCGCTAGTAATATTGTCCGCTCTAGGTCTAGGCCCTCACGTGTTTAAAACGCATCGTTAGGGTCTAAGACTTGTTAATTTATCTGCAGCATCCCTCTTGTGTTTTGCTGATGTGAGACTCTATCTAAAGTCTGGGGTGTTACATTTACGCGGTGAATGGGGGATGTAAATGAAGGCTTACATATTATACTTGACAACAATTTATTTGTATTTTCCTGTAATACATGGCAGTTTCgtaaagaatatatatatatataatttgataACAATTTAAGTTATACATAGTGTTTCAAATCAACCACCTGTTGTTGAGaaaacaaagagtatatatagtGTTTCAAAATCAACATTCCGTTGTGCATAATCACTGAAACTTGGACTACTTGGAGTGTATAATCGGTTGTTAATTATAACAATTCGAACTTTGTGGTAAGCTAATAACAGGACGATTATATATAGTTGGTGAAATACAGACAGACCCTTAAAGTTGACATGATCACGAGTCTGGTAACATTATTGGGACATTATTTTTTCTCTAACGTACA
Coding sequences within:
- the LOC104230317 gene encoding delta(12)-fatty-acid desaturase FAD2-like; its protein translation is LQFLLYFHHFFHFIPSPYSYVAWVSYWIVQGLVFSAIFVIAHERGHNAFCDYQWVNDTVGFILHSALLVPYFSWKNGHRRHHSNTSSLERVMYIFFVPRLKSELKWYYKYLNNPLGQVVTLAFTIILGEPLHLAFNLFGKPSDLFACHFDPYAPICNDREIKQIYISNAGVIAATYVLYRLALAQGLPWLICFYGVPLLIAKNLYILVTFLHHTHPSLLGEYYQFDDTPVHKAIWRDFKKCIYVEKDEESPDKGVFWYKNKF